Proteins co-encoded in one Hymenobacter swuensis DY53 genomic window:
- a CDS encoding HlyD family efflux transporter periplasmic adaptor subunit, with the protein MPSENYYHSEVKEIMLTKPSWILKWGNVIILALLLLVFAFAAFFTYPESLTTPITLTAVRPVEVLKPRPVNWGIQAVLVKEGATVTPGTPLVAWYDAGQADYREVLRLEKLLRDYAARPPLPAGTTPSQGLLRRFFRVDTLKLGTLRGTYRMLNQQLLKQHDIPASHITQGLRQVAAWKAECISLARSTGQARINYSLPQTATPVAATQPILYVQPPAAEYVAHGYITDAQYPTVTAGQKVFVTVAELGGTRIAGRVLGVAPLAENSRHKVFICLLPTERTVLNATFSGTARIVLHNRPLLEKFLSIKS; encoded by the coding sequence ATGCCCTCTGAAAACTACTACCACAGTGAGGTAAAGGAAATTATGCTCACCAAGCCCAGCTGGATATTGAAGTGGGGCAACGTCATTATTTTGGCGTTATTACTGCTGGTATTTGCGTTTGCGGCCTTCTTCACCTACCCCGAGTCGCTGACTACCCCCATCACCCTCACGGCAGTACGGCCGGTGGAAGTGCTGAAGCCCCGGCCCGTGAACTGGGGCATTCAGGCCGTACTGGTGAAGGAGGGGGCCACGGTTACGCCCGGCACCCCGCTGGTTGCCTGGTACGATGCCGGACAGGCCGACTACCGGGAGGTGCTTCGGCTGGAAAAGCTATTGCGCGATTATGCTGCCCGGCCGCCGTTACCCGCTGGCACCACCCCAAGCCAAGGACTACTGCGCCGTTTTTTCAGAGTTGATACCCTGAAGCTGGGCACCCTGCGCGGCACGTACCGGATGCTCAACCAGCAGTTGCTGAAGCAGCACGATATTCCCGCCAGCCACATCACGCAGGGCCTGCGCCAGGTGGCCGCTTGGAAAGCAGAATGTATATCGTTGGCGCGCAGCACAGGACAGGCCCGCATCAACTACAGCCTGCCCCAAACAGCCACGCCGGTAGCGGCTACCCAACCCATCCTGTACGTGCAGCCCCCGGCCGCCGAGTACGTGGCGCATGGCTACATCACTGATGCGCAGTATCCCACCGTAACTGCTGGCCAGAAGGTGTTTGTGACGGTGGCCGAGCTGGGTGGGACCCGCATTGCGGGGCGGGTGTTGGGCGTGGCTCCACTGGCCGAGAACAGCCGCCATAAAGTGTTTATTTGTCTGCTGCCCACTGAGAGGACGGTGCTGAACGCCACGTTTTCCGGCACGGCCCGCATTGTGCTGCATAACCGGCCGCTGCTGGAAAAATTTCTGTCCATCAAGAGCTGA
- a CDS encoding response regulator: MRIFTCGIVEDEELARALITKYVQRYSQLRLTWCIESLSDTVDEQQTPPVDLVFLDLLDKPNDSYRIGDGVRINADQFQSIIITTAYPESFVQSLGIRYSKVLTKPFTYPMFEQVVTQALALLEQ, encoded by the coding sequence ATGCGTATTTTCACTTGTGGAATAGTAGAAGACGAAGAATTAGCCCGCGCACTTATTACCAAGTATGTGCAACGCTACAGCCAACTGCGCCTGACATGGTGCATCGAATCTTTATCCGATACGGTAGATGAGCAACAGACTCCCCCGGTAGATCTGGTCTTCCTGGATTTACTGGATAAGCCCAATGACTCCTACCGCATTGGCGACGGAGTGCGCATAAACGCGGATCAATTTCAGAGCATCATCATCACCACAGCGTACCCCGAATCCTTTGTTCAGAGCCTGGGAATACGCTATTCAAAAGTGCTGACCAAGCCGTTCACGTATCCGATGTTCGAGCAGGTAGTCACGCAGGCTCTGGCGTTGCTTGAGCAGTAA
- a CDS encoding DUF72 domain-containing protein, which yields MLRLQLPATNAALAFAVPSDMDFGRLSDLRYVNFRLPADHPETAAVLARALPTQPAPPAVYVGCPIWTNKAWVGSYFPLGVRETEYLHHYGRQFNSIELNTTHYRIPDAPTVRKWREAVPVTFRFCPKIPQVISHDRALYNADDLTTSFCRAIEGLGPTLGHAFLQLPPTFGPEHLPRLERYLLDFPAYVPLAVELRHPAWFSDAGLLSSVTAMLEALNKPLVLSDVAGRRDVLHMRLTTPVTFIRINGHGLVDSDFRRADDWAACIAGWLEAGLHTAYVFIHQKDIMHSPIWAEHFLRRLHELTGMAVVPPRVIPQPVQGRLF from the coding sequence GTGCTACGCCTGCAGCTTCCTGCTACCAACGCGGCCCTGGCTTTTGCCGTACCTTCGGATATGGATTTTGGCCGCCTTTCCGACCTGCGCTACGTTAATTTTCGCCTGCCCGCCGACCACCCCGAAACGGCGGCCGTACTAGCCCGCGCCCTGCCCACGCAACCCGCGCCACCGGCCGTGTACGTGGGTTGCCCCATCTGGACCAACAAGGCCTGGGTAGGCAGCTATTTTCCGCTCGGTGTCCGGGAAACGGAGTATCTGCACCATTACGGCCGGCAGTTCAACAGCATCGAGCTGAACACGACGCATTACCGCATTCCGGATGCGCCCACTGTGCGCAAGTGGCGCGAAGCAGTGCCGGTTACGTTCCGTTTCTGCCCCAAAATCCCGCAGGTTATCAGCCACGACCGGGCCCTGTACAACGCCGATGACCTGACGACCAGCTTCTGCCGTGCCATCGAGGGACTGGGGCCGACGCTGGGGCACGCGTTTCTGCAGCTGCCGCCCACCTTCGGGCCGGAGCACTTACCTCGCCTGGAACGGTACCTGCTCGATTTTCCGGCCTACGTGCCGCTGGCCGTGGAACTGCGCCATCCGGCCTGGTTTTCCGACGCGGGGCTGCTGTCCTCGGTGACGGCTATGCTGGAGGCACTGAATAAGCCGCTGGTGCTGAGTGACGTGGCCGGCCGCCGCGACGTGCTGCACATGCGCCTGACTACCCCCGTGACCTTCATCCGCATCAATGGCCACGGCTTGGTAGATTCCGACTTCCGGCGTGCCGACGATTGGGCCGCCTGCATAGCCGGGTGGCTGGAGGCGGGTCTGCACACGGCGTACGTGTTCATCCACCAGAAAGACATCATGCATTCGCCCATCTGGGCAGAGCATTTTCTGCGCCGGCTGCACGAGCTGACGGGTATGGCGGTGGTACCGCCCCGCGTTATTCCGCAACCGGTGCAGGGTAGACTGTTTTAA
- a CDS encoding matrixin family metalloprotease yields MKVNFSSLLFSLLLGAGSLLPLRAQVLPTAAETRCLLLPLDPAARLDQASRIVEGEVLDASSFRGTNGRIFTRHRLRVFKQLKGPATTELMVLTEGGTLGLERQELTNTLRLAPGEQGLFFLEPVRFAGVAAGAGWQAYGSEQGFIRYELNTATAIEPFRQYPQLDAAFYQTVGGATPRLMQVNPALDAALLRRAQPPMAAKGQAPVITTLTPASLTAGTNAILTITGSGFGASRGTGSVEFRNADDGGASYTKVNDDDYISWTDTRIQVRVPSLSASRNPAGTGTVRVTTAEQVPAVSPGIVTIVFAAANVLDTNTGQRTVPGHRNFDGAGGVTFRFDASFASNVAASAAWQRALATWRCQTGINWSVGTTRTKTGVADDGENSVGFDSGPELPTGVLGRTTSYYRGCYLANGIVVFYVQEIDTQFDDATNWQFGPASPTAVQLDFETVAVHELGHAQQLSHLILPTAVMHYAIARGQRSRTLAAGSDIAGGRYVLRTRSFQPAACGPAPMLPAPLTGQLATYAAGSGTTVQWTTRDECYLNSFVVERAPADTTAGWQPVATVAAGATSGQYRFVDAQPLPGLSYYRLRLRRPDNSLDTAMPIGVTDDASALNSLQVFPNPFQTGEPLNLQYVGGSATGSLVVRFYDAVGRYLGGSRLDYLPGLNQFQVTPPVLRAGYYLIRWNDTNGRNGTVPLAVSE; encoded by the coding sequence ATGAAAGTGAATTTTTCCTCCCTGCTCTTCTCCCTGTTACTGGGAGCCGGCAGCCTCCTGCCTCTCCGGGCACAGGTGCTACCCACGGCTGCCGAAACCCGCTGTCTGCTGCTTCCGCTCGACCCCGCCGCCCGGCTGGACCAGGCCTCCCGAATTGTGGAAGGTGAAGTGCTGGATGCCAGTAGCTTCCGGGGAACCAATGGTCGCATCTTCACTCGTCACCGCCTGCGGGTGTTCAAGCAGCTAAAAGGCCCGGCCACTACTGAGTTGATGGTACTGACGGAAGGCGGTACGCTGGGGCTGGAACGACAGGAGTTGACCAATACACTCCGTCTGGCACCCGGTGAGCAGGGCCTCTTCTTTCTGGAGCCAGTCCGGTTTGCCGGCGTGGCGGCTGGTGCCGGGTGGCAGGCATATGGTAGTGAGCAGGGCTTTATCCGGTATGAACTGAACACTGCCACAGCCATTGAGCCGTTCCGGCAGTATCCGCAGCTGGACGCGGCATTTTATCAGACCGTTGGCGGGGCAACTCCGCGCCTGATGCAGGTAAATCCGGCGCTGGATGCGGCCCTGCTGCGCCGGGCGCAGCCACCGATGGCTGCTAAGGGCCAGGCCCCCGTCATTACTACCCTAACTCCGGCCAGCCTCACGGCCGGTACCAATGCCATCCTGACTATTACCGGCTCGGGCTTTGGGGCCAGCCGGGGCACGGGCAGCGTGGAGTTTCGCAATGCCGATGATGGCGGCGCCTCGTACACCAAAGTCAACGACGACGACTACATCAGCTGGACGGATACGCGCATTCAGGTGCGGGTACCCTCGCTGAGTGCCAGCCGCAACCCCGCCGGTACCGGTACCGTGCGCGTTACCACGGCGGAGCAGGTGCCAGCGGTGAGCCCCGGAATAGTGACTATCGTGTTTGCCGCTGCCAATGTGCTGGATACCAATACCGGGCAGCGAACCGTGCCCGGGCACCGCAATTTTGATGGAGCCGGTGGGGTTACGTTCCGGTTTGATGCGAGCTTTGCCAGTAATGTGGCCGCCTCGGCAGCGTGGCAGCGGGCCCTGGCTACCTGGCGCTGCCAGACCGGCATCAACTGGAGCGTAGGCACTACCCGCACCAAAACCGGCGTGGCCGACGACGGGGAAAACTCCGTGGGGTTCGATAGTGGTCCGGAGCTGCCGACGGGCGTTTTAGGCCGTACCACCAGCTACTACCGGGGCTGCTATCTGGCCAATGGCATAGTGGTGTTCTACGTGCAGGAAATTGATACCCAGTTCGATGATGCTACTAACTGGCAGTTTGGGCCGGCCAGCCCTACGGCGGTGCAGCTTGATTTTGAGACGGTAGCGGTTCATGAGCTGGGCCACGCGCAGCAACTCTCGCACCTGATTCTGCCCACGGCCGTGATGCACTACGCCATTGCCAGGGGGCAGCGCAGCCGCACCCTGGCCGCCGGCAGTGATATTGCCGGGGGCCGCTACGTGTTGCGCACCCGTAGCTTTCAGCCCGCCGCCTGCGGCCCGGCCCCGATGCTGCCTGCCCCGCTTACCGGGCAGCTGGCCACCTACGCGGCCGGAAGCGGTACCACCGTTCAATGGACCACCCGCGACGAATGCTACCTGAACAGTTTTGTGGTGGAGCGGGCCCCGGCCGATACTACGGCAGGCTGGCAGCCGGTAGCTACCGTGGCGGCCGGCGCAACGTCCGGGCAGTATCGTTTCGTGGATGCTCAGCCGCTGCCAGGCCTCAGTTACTACCGCCTCCGCCTGCGCCGTCCCGATAATTCCCTGGATACGGCCATGCCCATCGGGGTGACCGATGATGCCTCGGCCCTGAACTCTTTACAGGTGTTTCCGAACCCTTTCCAGACCGGCGAACCGCTGAATCTGCAGTACGTGGGCGGTTCTGCGACCGGTAGTCTGGTGGTGCGCTTCTATGATGCCGTGGGCCGCTACCTGGGCGGCTCCCGCCTCGATTACCTGCCGGGCCTGAACCAGTTCCAGGTAACGCCCCCAGTCCTACGCGCCGGCTACTACCTCATTCGCTGGAATGACACCAACGGCCGCAACGGCACAGTGCCGCTGGCGGTGAGTGAGTGA
- a CDS encoding 3-oxoacyl-ACP synthase III family protein — protein sequence MYIHQVAAYLPAEIITNEHFTRLNGLSNEWITERTGIRARRKAAPDENTNTMALEATRRALAQAPAFPAADIDLIVGGTYTPHDTIYTVAHAVQRELNVSDIPVVSISSACSSLLNAVEIVEGYFAMGKAQRALVVVSEHNTAYNNDFDTVAGHLWGDGAAVLLLSKERLAPADLHVQAIRTGGAGNIGKADQAVTLKPVERGIVMPFGKDVFIHACTYMTRVTQQILEQNNLSVADVTYLIPHQANLRITKNVLQQLGLPEERAVSNIEELGNTGCAGAAIALADTWPLLQPGNHIIVTVFGGGYSYGAMLLTR from the coding sequence GTGTACATTCATCAGGTGGCGGCTTACCTGCCCGCCGAAATCATTACCAACGAACATTTCACTCGCCTTAACGGCCTTTCGAACGAGTGGATAACGGAGCGTACCGGCATCCGGGCCCGCCGCAAGGCGGCTCCTGACGAGAATACGAACACGATGGCCCTAGAAGCCACCCGCCGTGCGCTGGCACAGGCTCCGGCTTTTCCGGCGGCCGATATCGACCTGATTGTGGGTGGCACCTACACCCCACACGATACCATTTACACCGTGGCGCACGCCGTGCAGCGCGAGCTGAACGTGTCGGACATTCCGGTGGTGAGCATTTCCTCGGCCTGCTCTTCGCTGCTGAACGCGGTGGAAATTGTGGAGGGCTACTTTGCCATGGGCAAAGCCCAACGGGCGCTGGTGGTTGTGAGCGAACATAACACGGCCTACAACAACGACTTCGACACGGTGGCCGGGCACCTGTGGGGCGACGGCGCGGCGGTGCTGCTGCTGTCCAAGGAGCGCCTGGCGCCTGCCGACCTGCACGTTCAGGCAATCCGGACGGGCGGGGCCGGCAATATCGGCAAGGCCGACCAGGCCGTAACGTTGAAACCCGTGGAGCGCGGCATTGTAATGCCCTTCGGCAAAGACGTGTTCATCCACGCCTGCACCTACATGACGCGCGTCACTCAGCAGATTCTGGAGCAGAACAACCTGAGCGTGGCCGACGTGACGTATCTGATTCCGCACCAAGCCAATCTGCGCATCACCAAAAACGTGCTGCAGCAGCTGGGCCTGCCCGAGGAGCGCGCCGTTTCCAACATCGAGGAACTGGGTAACACCGGTTGCGCCGGCGCCGCCATTGCCCTGGCCGATACATGGCCGCTGCTGCAGCCCGGCAACCACATTATCGTCACCGTATTCGGGGGCGGCTACTCCTACGGGGCCATGCTCCTGACGCGGTGA